Proteins encoded within one genomic window of Fibrobacter sp.:
- a CDS encoding YihY/virulence factor BrkB family protein — MMPEWFKNFSWERIFDGLADRSPTPVKIAVTAGKSFLYFHGPTRAASLTYTTFLAVVPLLIILTSITIAIGFSNFISDYIPHIFDMLGLDWPTQQLVDIIKNAENIPIGRLGFIGALGLFVTFILAFGSLESNFNVVWENKTSRPLYKQIQIYTPFLMAIALLIGLYAGFVNSVQKALNVIFIEELHFDHSVLKTLVNAFWNISLQAIIIFLIFLALYALPSRPKEKAKNYTKKKLVLSSLGITVLAWAAIHIYVKILMLIQTAMVTRMSIFYGSLAFIPLVLILVFGIWAIILCGNSLVWAICNWPEAGKHNWNWLGISEDL, encoded by the coding sequence ATGATGCCCGAGTGGTTCAAAAATTTTTCCTGGGAACGGATTTTTGACGGCTTAGCCGACAGGTCCCCCACCCCCGTTAAGATTGCGGTTACCGCCGGCAAGTCCTTTCTGTATTTCCACGGGCCTACCCGTGCAGCGTCCCTGACCTACACCACCTTCCTGGCCGTGGTCCCGCTGCTGATCATCCTGACGTCCATTACCATCGCCATCGGCTTCAGCAACTTCATTTCGGACTACATTCCCCACATTTTCGACATGCTTGGCCTGGACTGGCCCACCCAGCAGCTGGTAGACATCATCAAGAACGCCGAAAACATTCCTATCGGAAGGCTCGGTTTCATCGGCGCCCTCGGCTTGTTTGTAACCTTCATCCTCGCCTTCGGCAGTCTGGAGTCCAATTTCAATGTGGTCTGGGAAAACAAGACTTCCCGCCCTCTGTACAAGCAAATCCAGATTTACACTCCGTTTTTAATGGCGATCGCTCTTTTGATTGGTCTATACGCAGGTTTCGTGAACAGCGTACAAAAGGCATTGAACGTCATTTTCATCGAGGAACTGCACTTTGACCACAGCGTCCTGAAGACCCTGGTCAACGCCTTCTGGAACATTTCCCTGCAGGCAATCATCATCTTCCTGATTTTCCTCGCCCTTTACGCCCTGCCTTCCAGGCCAAAGGAAAAGGCCAAGAACTACACCAAGAAAAAGCTGGTTCTGTCCTCCTTGGGTATTACCGTTTTGGCCTGGGCAGCAATCCACATTTACGTAAAGATCTTGATGCTGATCCAGACCGCCATGGTGACTAGAATGTCTATTTTCTACGGCTCCCTAGCGTTCATTCCCCTGGTCCTGATTCTTGTTTTTGGAATCTGGGCAATCATCCTGTGCGGAAACAGCCTTGTATGGGCAATCTGTAACTGGCCCGAAGCCGGAAAGCACAACTGGAACTGGCTCGGCATCTCGGAGGATTTATGA
- a CDS encoding GDSL-type esterase/lipase family protein, with amino-acid sequence MKKNFFNKFWQGIVAGSLLVAPATYAGVTIYMLGDSTMQDWASGYYPKQGQGQDFHFWFDKAVVVNRGQGGMSLGGGGLDKKGNTAVGYYDMFWKHGCTSGSNCIVDKVQAGDYVVIQFGINDVSYSTEDFFASNMRKLVAEARAKGAYPIIMSPIRRLYYDSPTAIHNSYRGYPALNQKLSEELDVPFIDMSEMVANYMISVGEQYAAQFIFNYATRDEYSNLGSDQADQVHLQMNGANAFGRIITEQMRANKDPMVKKLGDYMAPMYQVDVKVSPEGAAEATSIGAYYPEGMTVMLKTIPKSGKKFLGWYDGNGNKVSGNAVSTVKSPYIYTFKMGNKSTQYTAVYEGGTAQKYTGDGKALTAFPTTTPKSLADVTFEPFTPIGGTTETSVAVDKNIKKFFDAAKPDDQGVGWTESNNAGFTGDGFYNFDNSNKSFATYKVNFPGAGYTTLAVRYANGGNTDRMFNAYLDHDYYVSAPPTGGWDKWDTAYVVLDAPAGEAELKLMSITSDGAPNIDAFGFSLEGVCRAGDEKCIEASAPKDPETPETPEVPETPEQPTDSTGDTTTFVHANSLLLNQAGLADIRVFDMSGKQVLRTQMTMGVEFPQQQIASMIKGSGLYRVIVRKGNQMMNRTLVKTK; translated from the coding sequence ATGAAAAAGAATTTCTTCAATAAGTTTTGGCAGGGTATTGTCGCTGGATCTTTGCTTGTGGCTCCAGCTACCTACGCTGGTGTAACCATCTACATGCTTGGTGATTCTACCATGCAGGACTGGGCTTCCGGTTATTACCCTAAGCAGGGCCAGGGCCAGGATTTCCATTTCTGGTTTGATAAGGCTGTCGTTGTAAATCGCGGCCAGGGCGGTATGTCCCTTGGTGGTGGTGGCCTTGACAAGAAGGGCAATACAGCCGTGGGTTACTATGATATGTTCTGGAAGCATGGTTGCACATCTGGCAGCAATTGTATTGTCGATAAGGTCCAGGCTGGCGATTATGTGGTTATCCAGTTTGGTATCAACGATGTCAGCTACAGTACCGAAGATTTCTTTGCATCCAACATGAGAAAGCTGGTGGCAGAAGCCAGGGCTAAGGGCGCCTATCCCATTATTATGAGCCCGATTCGCCGTCTCTACTACGATTCTCCGACCGCAATCCATAATAGTTATCGTGGCTATCCGGCTTTGAACCAGAAACTGTCCGAGGAACTGGATGTTCCGTTCATTGACATGAGTGAAATGGTTGCCAACTACATGATTTCCGTTGGTGAACAGTATGCCGCCCAGTTTATCTTCAACTATGCAACTAGGGATGAATACAGCAATTTGGGTAGTGACCAGGCTGACCAGGTTCATTTGCAGATGAATGGTGCTAATGCCTTTGGTCGTATCATTACCGAACAGATGCGCGCCAATAAGGATCCTATGGTCAAGAAGTTGGGCGACTACATGGCTCCCATGTATCAGGTGGACGTTAAGGTTTCTCCCGAAGGTGCTGCTGAAGCAACTTCTATCGGAGCCTACTATCCTGAGGGCATGACTGTGATGCTGAAAACCATTCCTAAGTCTGGCAAGAAGTTCCTTGGCTGGTACGATGGCAATGGAAATAAGGTCAGCGGCAATGCCGTTTCTACAGTAAAGTCTCCGTACATTTACACCTTTAAGATGGGCAATAAGTCTACGCAGTATACTGCAGTTTATGAAGGCGGTACCGCTCAAAAGTACACTGGTGATGGCAAGGCTTTGACAGCATTCCCTACAACCACACCCAAGAGCCTTGCTGATGTGACCTTTGAACCCTTTACCCCCATTGGTGGTACAACGGAAACTTCTGTTGCCGTTGACAAGAATATCAAGAAATTCTTTGATGCTGCTAAACCCGATGATCAGGGCGTTGGTTGGACTGAAAGCAATAATGCTGGATTTACAGGTGATGGCTTCTATAATTTTGACAATTCGAATAAGTCTTTTGCAACCTATAAGGTGAACTTCCCAGGTGCGGGCTATACCACTTTGGCAGTTCGCTATGCAAACGGTGGCAACACAGACCGTATGTTCAATGCGTATCTGGATCACGATTACTATGTGAGTGCACCTCCTACCGGAGGCTGGGACAAATGGGATACCGCTTATGTTGTTCTCGATGCTCCCGCGGGTGAAGCTGAACTGAAGCTTATGTCCATCACCTCTGATGGCGCACCCAATATCGACGCATTCGGCTTTAGCCTTGAAGGTGTCTGCCGTGCAGGCGACGAGAAGTGCATTGAAGCCTCTGCTCCGAAGGATCCTGAAACTCCGGAGACTCCTGAAGTTCCCGAAACTCCGGAACAGCCAACGGATTCCACTGGCGATACGACAACCTTTGTGCATGCCAATTCCTTGTTGCTGAATCAGGCGGGCTTGGCAGACATTCGTGTGTTTGATATGTCTGGCAAGCAGGTTCTTAGAACTCAGATGACTATGGGCGTTGAATTCCCGCAGCAGCAGATCGCTTCCATGATTAAGGGCTCTGGCCTTTATCGAGTAATTGTCCGTAAGGGCAATCAGATGATGAACCGCACCTTGGTCAAGACAAAGTAG
- a CDS encoding ABC transporter, whose translation MSDFISLRGCRLHNLKNVDAQFPLGKITVVCGPSGCGKSTLVLDTLHGESKRRYLETLSPFACELLGGRRNIPLDSAEGLSASLAIGPSHGEAPAKAYALSISECDSALRTLFAAFAKPACPVCGKPMESISREEIIKQIASRPEGTKLQFFARVSTGREDVAGDKSAAGKKSAGQSLDKLSAVFLAQGYTRAMADGVVYSLADLTDAEKEICPKEFFIVVDRVIVRENTRTRIAEAVDGVLKLTHSHLTLDENGARVEFSTVPCCKEHGTPDMAKALDATDLSPYSRTAACPRCGGKGVVDSSLTGTNADVDEENNVDCPECGGLRLKKEFLNATIEGVTWAEILNTPFSLLEKKVRGLFEGRIKQNLLPTLNSLLDRIEAINELDIGYLTAGRSGTTLSGGEMQRLRLASLSTGHLNGLLIALDEPASGLHHTDVDALWKVLKKVQSRGNTLVLIEHNPGIIAKADWIIEMGPGAGEKGGEVLFMGPAAEVLKNPASPTGNWIKYLKGTRAEHHPERPSPCHPERSAAKSKDLAISVKDFALFDMKSVSADFPLKKFSVITGQSGSGKSTLMFKNLAVRAKAGEFSSLGIDALSILSTGDFHGNRRSTVLSAINMGNLLRDLFAKLPESKVRGYAAGKFATHAAGGRCENCKGEGVILDPSGYEETECPVCLGKRFRDEVLEIRFKSLSIADILDMEIGNAYKLFANMKPFADKLKPLVDTGLDYLRLGQSTAHMSGGERARLRLSIALARAKAPNTLFLFDEPARGLHQVDILHLLELIKGLTEAGHTVVAIEHAQDFVNAADYVVELSR comes from the coding sequence ATGTCTGATTTCATTTCTCTTCGCGGATGTAGGCTCCACAACCTGAAGAATGTGGACGCCCAGTTCCCGTTGGGAAAGATTACCGTCGTATGCGGTCCTTCCGGTTGCGGAAAATCCACACTGGTCTTGGACACTTTGCATGGGGAATCCAAGCGACGTTACCTTGAAACATTGTCGCCTTTTGCCTGCGAACTGCTGGGCGGCCGTAGGAACATTCCCCTAGACAGCGCCGAAGGATTATCCGCAAGCCTAGCCATTGGACCTAGCCACGGAGAAGCCCCCGCCAAGGCTTACGCCTTAAGCATTTCTGAATGCGACAGTGCACTTCGCACCTTGTTCGCCGCATTTGCAAAGCCGGCTTGCCCTGTTTGCGGCAAGCCCATGGAAAGTATCAGCCGCGAAGAAATCATCAAGCAGATCGCCAGCAGACCAGAAGGAACCAAACTGCAGTTTTTTGCCCGTGTGAGCACGGGTCGTGAGGATGTCGCAGGAGACAAGAGTGCCGCGGGTAAGAAAAGCGCCGGCCAGTCGCTGGACAAGTTGTCCGCTGTATTCTTGGCACAGGGCTACACCCGCGCCATGGCTGACGGAGTGGTTTATTCCCTGGCCGACTTGACCGACGCAGAAAAGGAAATCTGCCCCAAGGAATTCTTCATTGTCGTAGACCGCGTCATTGTCCGCGAAAATACACGAACCCGAATCGCCGAAGCGGTGGATGGAGTTTTGAAACTGACCCATTCGCACTTGACGCTGGACGAGAACGGCGCACGAGTTGAATTCAGTACCGTTCCTTGCTGTAAGGAACACGGGACCCCCGATATGGCAAAAGCCCTGGACGCAACGGATCTTTCACCGTACTCTAGAACGGCTGCTTGCCCCCGCTGTGGAGGTAAAGGCGTCGTGGACAGTTCCCTTACGGGAACGAACGCAGACGTTGATGAAGAAAACAACGTAGACTGCCCCGAATGTGGCGGTCTGCGTTTGAAAAAGGAATTTCTCAACGCAACCATCGAGGGCGTTACCTGGGCCGAGATTTTGAACACGCCTTTCTCCCTGCTGGAGAAAAAAGTCCGTGGCCTCTTCGAGGGACGCATCAAACAAAACCTGCTCCCTACCCTAAATAGTCTGCTGGACCGCATCGAGGCGATAAACGAACTGGACATCGGCTACCTAACGGCAGGCCGCTCCGGCACGACCTTGTCCGGCGGTGAAATGCAGCGCCTGCGATTGGCAAGCCTTTCCACCGGACATTTGAACGGTCTTTTGATTGCGTTGGATGAACCGGCCAGCGGCCTCCACCACACGGATGTGGACGCCCTTTGGAAAGTGCTGAAGAAAGTCCAGTCCCGAGGCAACACCCTGGTTTTGATCGAACACAATCCCGGCATTATTGCAAAGGCGGACTGGATCATTGAAATGGGCCCTGGCGCCGGCGAAAAAGGCGGCGAAGTGCTGTTCATGGGCCCTGCTGCAGAAGTTTTGAAGAATCCCGCCTCCCCCACGGGAAATTGGATTAAGTATTTGAAGGGAACCCGCGCGGAACATCATCCTGAGCGACCCTCCCCGTGTCATCCTGAGCGGAGCGCAGCGAAGTCGAAGGATCTAGCAATCTCTGTCAAGGATTTCGCCCTCTTCGACATGAAATCTGTTTCCGCAGATTTCCCGCTGAAAAAGTTCAGTGTCATCACCGGCCAAAGCGGCAGCGGAAAATCCACCCTCATGTTCAAGAATCTGGCTGTCCGCGCAAAGGCAGGTGAATTCTCCTCCCTCGGCATCGACGCCCTTTCCATCCTTTCCACAGGGGATTTCCACGGGAACCGCCGCAGCACAGTCCTCAGTGCCATCAACATGGGAAACCTGCTGCGAGACCTGTTCGCAAAGCTTCCCGAAAGCAAAGTCCGCGGATACGCCGCCGGCAAATTCGCAACCCACGCTGCAGGCGGCCGCTGCGAAAACTGCAAGGGCGAAGGCGTCATCCTGGACCCCTCCGGCTACGAAGAAACGGAATGTCCCGTCTGCCTGGGCAAGCGCTTCCGTGACGAAGTTCTTGAAATTCGATTCAAGAGTCTTTCCATCGCCGACATCCTGGACATGGAAATTGGCAACGCCTACAAGCTTTTCGCCAACATGAAACCCTTCGCCGACAAGCTGAAACCTCTGGTGGATACAGGCTTGGACTACCTGCGTTTAGGACAATCCACCGCCCACATGTCCGGCGGTGAACGAGCCCGTTTGCGTCTCTCCATCGCCCTGGCCCGCGCAAAGGCCCCCAATACACTTTTCTTATTTGACGAACCAGCCCGGGGTCTCCATCAGGTAGACATCCTGCACCTGCTGGAATTGATTAAAGGCCTAACCGAGGCAGGACACACCGTCGTAGCCATCGAACATGCGCAAGACTTCGTCAACGCCGCCGATTACGTGGTGGAATTGAGTAGATAA
- a CDS encoding T9SS type A sorting domain-containing protein, giving the protein MGAKFSCFRSVLAFGLAAGVATSVYAAPKQMENLSRGLLVSNVGQGVLVSWRLLGVEDPATEFNLYRDGAKIATIKGNEGTNYLDKSGKTTSKYAVSAVVDGKEGSKSDVSVVLDQTVANTGLSVPYKTIKLQPPANQTMPNGEVCTYTPNDASAADLDGDGEYEIILKWDPSNAHDNSQTGYTGTVFIDAYKLDGTRLWRIDLGPNIRAGAHYTQFQVFDYDGDGKAEMIVKTSDGTIDGKGKAIGDKSKVYRDGNGLVLTGNEFLTVFRGVDGAAISTINFVPPRNILKSEKGKNGAGYWGDNYGNRSERYIAATAYLDGVHPSAIFARGYYTSSYVVAYDFDGTTLKQRWYHKSETPGQGLYEEGNHNITTGDIDGDGFDEIVFGAASLNHDGTLRYRTGLGHGDAGHLGDLDPDIPGLEFFGVQEHTTAKCTDDLRDKDGKFLHCSPQGGNDNGRGIAADIDSTHRGYEFWSAKGGGLHTIKGEVLGTPALAQNFRIYFDGDAYDELLDGGYVTKYDPIAKKANVYFDGPGALKAAGCNGTKNTPSLVADLFGDWREEMVLRKDGDPTTLYIVSTPVTSPHRVYTLMHDPVYRTAIAWQNTAYNQPPHLGYYLPDMVKNLKQPEIQMVGEPIVSVPDETADYPVVKDGKSSLEICKPVEFDGFVCQTDNVGFEQDGFFNFANSISSYGVWEIFSPKDAKTTLTIRFANGGTANRNMALSVNGKSAGVVEFAATGWTTYKEVSVDVALKAGKNTIKLTSMTSDGGPNVDQFTFAMDGIEIYADQKVPEVKDPETPKDSTETPKDSTENSDPTAIMGVPAVAGFNSYNPATGMLRTNLAGSAEVTIFDMRGQLVGSIYKSVSVGMNSVVIDQEMLPQGKYIVRVKVNGKAVAKNVFTIKK; this is encoded by the coding sequence ATGGGTGCGAAATTTAGTTGTTTTAGGTCTGTTTTAGCCTTCGGTCTTGCTGCTGGCGTGGCAACCTCCGTTTACGCTGCCCCTAAGCAGATGGAAAATCTTAGCCGTGGCCTCCTGGTGTCCAATGTGGGCCAGGGTGTGTTGGTAAGCTGGCGTCTTCTTGGTGTCGAAGATCCCGCCACCGAATTCAATCTTTATCGCGATGGTGCAAAAATTGCAACTATCAAGGGTAACGAAGGTACCAACTATCTCGACAAATCCGGCAAGACAACCTCCAAGTATGCAGTTTCTGCCGTGGTTGATGGCAAGGAAGGCTCCAAGTCCGATGTTTCTGTGGTTCTTGACCAGACTGTCGCAAATACAGGTCTTTCTGTCCCTTACAAGACCATCAAGCTGCAGCCTCCTGCAAATCAGACCATGCCCAATGGTGAAGTTTGCACTTATACTCCTAACGACGCAAGCGCTGCCGACCTGGATGGCGACGGCGAATACGAAATTATCTTGAAGTGGGATCCCTCTAACGCCCACGATAACTCTCAGACCGGCTATACGGGCACCGTATTTATTGATGCCTACAAGTTGGATGGCACCCGTCTGTGGCGCATCGATCTTGGACCGAACATCCGTGCGGGCGCTCATTATACCCAGTTCCAGGTCTTTGACTACGATGGCGACGGCAAGGCTGAGATGATCGTGAAGACTTCCGATGGAACTATCGACGGCAAGGGCAAGGCCATTGGCGACAAGTCCAAGGTTTATCGCGATGGTAACGGCTTGGTTCTTACTGGAAACGAATTCCTGACTGTTTTCCGCGGTGTCGATGGTGCTGCCATTAGTACCATTAATTTCGTTCCTCCCCGCAATATCTTGAAGTCCGAAAAGGGCAAGAACGGTGCCGGTTACTGGGGCGATAACTACGGTAACCGTAGTGAACGTTACATTGCTGCAACCGCCTATCTGGATGGCGTTCATCCTAGCGCAATCTTTGCTCGCGGTTATTACACTTCTTCCTATGTTGTTGCCTACGACTTTGATGGAACCACATTAAAGCAGCGCTGGTACCACAAGTCCGAAACTCCGGGTCAGGGCCTTTACGAAGAAGGTAACCACAACATTACCACCGGTGATATCGATGGTGATGGTTTCGATGAAATTGTCTTTGGTGCTGCATCCCTGAATCACGACGGTACCTTGCGCTACCGCACTGGCCTTGGCCATGGCGACGCTGGCCACTTGGGCGACCTGGATCCGGATATCCCGGGCCTTGAATTCTTCGGTGTCCAGGAACATACCACAGCAAAGTGCACCGACGACCTTCGCGATAAGGACGGAAAGTTCCTTCATTGTAGTCCTCAGGGCGGTAACGATAACGGCCGCGGTATTGCTGCCGATATCGACTCCACTCATCGCGGCTATGAATTCTGGTCTGCTAAGGGCGGTGGACTTCACACCATCAAGGGTGAAGTCCTGGGAACTCCCGCTCTTGCTCAGAATTTCCGCATCTACTTCGATGGCGACGCATACGATGAACTGCTGGATGGCGGCTATGTGACCAAGTACGATCCCATTGCGAAGAAGGCTAATGTCTATTTCGATGGTCCGGGCGCCTTGAAGGCCGCCGGCTGCAACGGCACCAAGAATACTCCGTCCCTGGTGGCCGACCTCTTCGGTGACTGGCGCGAAGAAATGGTGCTCCGTAAGGATGGCGATCCTACCACCCTGTACATTGTGTCTACTCCGGTGACCTCTCCTCATCGCGTTTACACTCTGATGCACGATCCGGTTTACCGTACTGCAATCGCCTGGCAGAACACGGCTTACAACCAGCCGCCGCACCTCGGTTACTACCTGCCGGATATGGTCAAGAACCTGAAACAGCCCGAAATCCAGATGGTGGGCGAGCCCATTGTTTCTGTTCCCGACGAAACTGCTGACTATCCGGTTGTTAAGGATGGCAAGTCTTCCTTGGAAATTTGCAAGCCTGTAGAATTCGATGGCTTTGTATGCCAGACTGACAATGTGGGCTTCGAACAGGATGGTTTCTTCAATTTCGCAAATTCTATTTCCAGTTACGGTGTGTGGGAAATCTTCTCTCCGAAGGATGCCAAGACCACTTTGACCATCCGCTTTGCTAACGGCGGTACGGCAAACCGCAATATGGCTCTCTCCGTGAACGGTAAGTCTGCAGGTGTTGTTGAATTTGCTGCTACTGGCTGGACCACTTATAAGGAAGTTTCTGTAGATGTAGCCCTGAAGGCTGGCAAGAATACAATCAAGCTTACTTCCATGACTTCCGATGGCGGCCCCAATGTAGACCAGTTTACTTTCGCTATGGATGGCATTGAAATCTATGCCGACCAGAAGGTTCCCGAAGTAAAGGATCCTGAAACTCCGAAGGACTCTACCGAAACCCCGAAGGATTCCACGGAAAATTCCGATCCGACGGCTATTATGGGTGTACCCGCTGTTGCTGGATTTAATTCTTACAACCCTGCAACCGGCATGCTCCGAACCAATTTGGCAGGTTCCGCCGAAGTGACCATCTTCGATATGCGTGGCCAGCTGGTGGGAAGCATCTACAAGAGCGTTTCTGTTGGAATGAATTCTGTGGTTATCGATCAGGAAATGCTGCCTCAGGGCAAGTATATTGTCCGCGTCAAGGTCAATGGAAAGGCTGTTGCCAAGAACGTGTTTACAATCAAGAAATAG
- a CDS encoding DUF5010 C-terminal domain-containing protein, protein MGFGLMKAVMAFGLGLGLAAQANAAARQMENLNRGLVSANVGNGMLVSWRLLGTDAPTTAFNLYRDGTKIATIGGSEPTNYLDAKGTATSKYTVAAVVNGVEGTQEGLSLVYDQTYKDGNSKISFPYKVLNLKAAAPANQTMPDGSTCVYSINDMSTGDLDGDGTLDLVIKWDPNNSKDNANSGYSGSVFIDGVKLDGTRLWRIDLGKNIRAGAHYTQFMVFDFDGDGVSEIAMKTSDGTVDGTGKVIGDASKDYRTGSGTIMSGNEFLTIFNGTTGAAINTVNFWPARGKISGDNYGNRDNRMLAAVAYLDGVHPSLITSRGYYTEAYVAAYDFDGKKLNTKWQYSASTAGQGLYGQGNHNLSIADVDNDGKDEIIWGAGALDHDGTFMYRTGLGHGDAMHVSDMDPDRPGLEVWDVHEETNAAYSDELHTAEGGKIIWGTKQTGGDNGRGLAADLDSTNRGFEMWSYASGAIYSATGKKLWDVLPSQNFRIYFDGDLQDELLDAVGSPKAGTYAYNTGGKIDKWNQSSKGIDRYFSFYNVEGSSLNNYTKANPCLVADILGDWREELITRSGSDQNKIIIFSTAVTSPHRVYTLMHDSQYRLGIAWQNVAYNQPPHLSYYLPDNVGKNLKQPSLYTVGKGGAVVYPNSSSSSVTPAVSSSSVTPAESSSSVVPASSSSETPAVSSSSKTYVTALDASAPDEGAGVFENTNAGWQEKGYYNFDNSTESFGTWNIYSKSATEATLTIRYANGGKAERNMNLTVNGEKVGEVKMDMTGAWTTWETVDVKVMLVEGKNVLTLSSITADGGANVDMLYFDKADICLYSDYESGKVKFEEENGEDPSAVQNVAKVVGFNSYNAVTGVLNVREAGFAEIYYFDMQGNMRVGHSAYVPAGESVFKAQTDMLPKGVFFVKVRLNGRLVAQTRMSNP, encoded by the coding sequence ATGGGTTTTGGATTGATGAAGGCTGTAATGGCCTTTGGTTTGGGCCTTGGCTTGGCTGCTCAGGCAAATGCCGCCGCCCGTCAGATGGAAAATCTTAACCGCGGCCTAGTTTCGGCCAACGTGGGTAACGGTATGCTGGTGAGCTGGCGTCTTTTGGGTACAGATGCGCCCACCACCGCTTTCAACCTCTATCGCGACGGAACGAAAATTGCCACCATTGGCGGCTCTGAACCGACCAATTACCTGGATGCCAAGGGCACCGCAACATCTAAGTATACCGTTGCCGCAGTAGTGAACGGTGTGGAAGGAACTCAGGAAGGCCTTTCCCTGGTTTATGACCAGACTTACAAGGACGGGAACAGCAAGATTTCCTTCCCCTACAAGGTTCTGAACCTGAAGGCTGCAGCTCCCGCCAACCAGACAATGCCCGACGGCAGCACTTGCGTCTACAGCATTAACGACATGAGCACTGGCGACCTGGACGGCGACGGCACGCTGGATCTGGTGATCAAGTGGGACCCGAACAATTCTAAGGATAACGCCAACTCCGGTTACTCCGGCAGCGTTTTCATCGACGGCGTCAAGCTGGATGGAACCCGCCTGTGGCGTATCGACCTGGGCAAGAACATTCGTGCCGGCGCGCACTATACCCAGTTCATGGTCTTTGACTTCGACGGCGACGGTGTTTCTGAAATCGCCATGAAGACTAGCGACGGCACCGTAGATGGAACCGGTAAGGTCATCGGCGACGCCTCCAAGGATTACCGCACGGGTAGCGGTACCATCATGAGCGGTAATGAATTCTTGACGATTTTCAACGGCACTACAGGTGCAGCCATCAATACTGTCAACTTCTGGCCTGCTCGCGGCAAGATTTCCGGTGACAATTACGGTAACCGCGACAACCGTATGCTGGCCGCTGTTGCTTACTTGGATGGAGTTCATCCCAGCTTGATTACTTCCCGCGGCTACTATACCGAGGCGTACGTTGCCGCCTACGATTTCGATGGCAAGAAGCTGAACACCAAGTGGCAGTATTCTGCATCGACTGCTGGTCAGGGGCTTTACGGTCAGGGCAATCACAACCTGAGCATCGCCGATGTAGACAACGACGGCAAGGACGAAATTATCTGGGGCGCAGGCGCTTTGGATCACGACGGTACTTTTATGTATCGCACGGGCCTTGGTCATGGTGACGCCATGCACGTGTCCGACATGGATCCGGATCGCCCGGGTCTTGAAGTTTGGGACGTTCACGAAGAAACTAACGCTGCTTACAGCGATGAACTTCATACCGCCGAAGGCGGCAAGATTATCTGGGGCACCAAGCAGACCGGTGGCGACAACGGTCGCGGTCTGGCTGCAGATTTGGATTCCACCAACCGCGGTTTTGAAATGTGGAGCTACGCCAGCGGTGCCATTTATAGCGCCACCGGCAAAAAACTTTGGGACGTCCTCCCGTCCCAGAATTTCCGCATCTACTTTGACGGCGATCTTCAGGACGAATTGCTGGACGCCGTGGGTTCTCCCAAGGCAGGCACTTACGCCTACAACACCGGTGGAAAAATCGACAAGTGGAATCAAAGCTCCAAGGGCATTGACCGCTACTTCAGTTTCTACAATGTGGAAGGCTCCAGCCTGAACAACTACACCAAGGCTAATCCCTGTCTGGTGGCGGATATTCTGGGCGACTGGCGCGAAGAACTGATTACCCGTTCCGGCTCCGACCAGAACAAGATCATCATTTTCTCCACTGCGGTGACTTCTCCTCATCGCGTCTATACCTTGATGCATGATTCCCAGTACCGTCTGGGCATTGCTTGGCAGAATGTGGCTTACAACCAGCCGCCACACCTGAGCTATTACCTGCCGGATAACGTGGGCAAGAACCTGAAGCAGCCCAGCCTTTATACCGTTGGCAAGGGTGGCGCTGTGGTTTACCCGAATAGCTCTAGCAGTTCCGTGACTCCCGCTGTTTCTAGCTCTTCTGTCACTCCGGCCGAGTCTTCTTCCAGCGTTGTTCCGGCTTCCAGCTCCAGCGAAACTCCCGCCGTGTCCAGCTCCAGCAAGACTTACGTCACCGCTTTGGACGCTTCCGCTCCGGATGAAGGCGCAGGTGTCTTTGAAAATACCAACGCCGGCTGGCAGGAAAAGGGCTATTACAACTTCGACAATAGTACAGAAAGCTTCGGTACATGGAATATCTATTCCAAGTCCGCTACAGAAGCTACCTTGACTATCCGCTATGCTAATGGCGGCAAGGCTGAACGCAACATGAATCTTACTGTCAACGGAGAAAAAGTTGGCGAAGTGAAGATGGACATGACCGGTGCCTGGACCACTTGGGAAACCGTGGATGTAAAGGTGATGCTTGTCGAAGGCAAGAATGTTCTGACCCTTTCCTCTATTACCGCTGATGGCGGTGCCAATGTGGACATGCTCTACTTTGACAAGGCCGACATTTGCCTCTATAGCGACTATGAATCCGGCAAAGTGAAGTTTGAGGAAGAAAATGGTGAGGATCCCTCCGCAGTTCAGAATGTGGCGAAGGTTGTCGGTTTCAATAGTTACAACGCCGTAACCGGAGTGCTGAACGTTCGTGAGGCGGGCTTTGCTGAAATCTACTACTTCGATATGCAGGGCAATATGCGAGTGGGGCACTCAGCCTACGTTCCTGCCGGCGAGTCGGTTTTCAAGGCTCAGACTGATATGCTGCCTAAGGGAGTTTTCTTTGTGAAGGTTAGGCTGAACGGTCGACTGGTGGCTCAAACTAGAATGTCAAACCCCTAG